A window of Hordeum vulgare subsp. vulgare chromosome 5H, MorexV3_pseudomolecules_assembly, whole genome shotgun sequence genomic DNA:
CTGCAAGCATCGTCAAAATCATAAGATGCATTGTGGTTAGCATTAGCTTATATCTAATAATGTCTAAAGAGTTTAAACTGACGATATCGTCTTAGCACACACACGCAAAAAAGGAAATGCTCGAAGTGACTGTATTGGTGGTACTGTACCTTCAAAAAGGCGCCGGGACCTTCCTCTCTCAAGATCGTCTTAGCACAGCTTACAATTCCAGAGTATTGCTTTGTTTGCCCCTGCAATGGAAGTTCGAACCAGTGGGTCAGTACCCAATTATGTAATAGCGGATTTTGGTGTGGGATGTTCCTTTTAAAGGGGGAAGGATCCACCTGAATCATCAACCTTGTCTTCAGAACATCGAGGGGTGTTGTTATAGCGCCAGTAATCGCACCTAGCAGAAACGAGGTACATGGTATAAGATAGTAGTCTTAGGCCAAAGAGGGGGTTTAAGAGCAGGAAAAGGGTAAAATCAAATATTGTACTGTAGTAGTTTAAGAATGTAGAATGAAAAGGGTTGTACCGGCAAAAGCACCAATGAGTGCATTCTCTGGATCCTTCAGCTCCCTCTTTGCCTGGATAGGTCCTTGACAATTTCAGTTAAAGATAAACTTGGAGAACAGTTAACAGAAATTACTGTTCCACGGGGCACTAATCAAGCAACACTGTAATGCATGTCGATAGGATTTCATGAAAACAGATAGCATAGACACGTTTTACATAATCGAGTCACCGGCATCAGAATGTGTCAGCAATGCAAACGTTATGACGAAACAATCATGTCCCCAAATCTGTGGCATGCTATTTAGCTGAACAACATTAATCAAGGCAGAAAATCTAGGAAGGTGTGAACTCTCAATCCCATATCAAGAATTCAAGACTGGAAGTGTTTTGAGGCATATAGAAACAAGAGCAACGTGTTCATGGGAATAGCTAAGGATGGATAATAGGTACAGTCAGTATATCAGCAGTGGTGGACTAGGTACCATAAGCTTGTAACCAATTCGAAGTTGCTCATATATGCAGAATTGAATAGCGTCAAACGGAAGATCTCGAAGTAAAAATGAACcataaccctgcaaaaacaaaataaactagTGTTAGAATGGATATGCTGACGATGTGCAGTGTGTGATCACATTTCCGTCATAATGAAATTAATAATTGCCCATTCATGTTGTTAGGAAAAATCAATGGATTCGATTCATTATATTTCTCCTAATATatgaaatagaaagaaaaattaaTCTAATATATTGTTCACCAACTAAGAGCTCAGAAGATACATACAGCAAAAAGGCCTCTAAATCCTTCCTTGGCAACTATCAGACGAACAGCATCAGGCGCAGTCCTAAATTGACCAGTTTGCATCCTTTGTTTGACCACCTGAATGCAAAGCAATCAATTTTCAATGGCGAACAACATTTAATGAACAGAAAATAGAAAAACAGATATTGACCTCTGTGGGGACACGAATGAGAGAAGCACCCAACCCTCCAACAGCACCTGCAGTCTGTAGCATCCTCATTCAGAAAGAAAGGCTGGCATAAACCAACATGCTTAAGGGAGTAAGAAGCATAAAGACGGTGTAAAATAACATCATTTAAGCTTAAGCATTATAAGGGCTGACAACAAGCTTTCTAGTGTAAACATGACAAGGTGAAAAAGAGAGTGTGCCTTGCTGTAAGCAATCAGCTAGTCCAACAGAAAGTGTGTATGGACTTACAAGATGAGCAACAGCACTCAAATTTTCAGGAAACATGTCCAGTAGCTTCCGTTTAGTTGGTTCGTATATCCCCACAAACAGAGCAGAAGCCCTGCGATAATTTACAAAGCAGCTCAAGAAAATGACAACAGTATATACTGGAGGCAATTATGGCAGCGATTTCATCTCATGAACAATGGATACACACATTTTATGAGAAGTTGCGGCGCAATGTGAAGAGAATGTAATATAATAGTGTAACTGTTTAACACGTTGTAGACTCACGGGAGAACACCGACAAGATTTCCACCTAATCCGGAATACAGGCCTTTCCATTGAATTTGACTTCCAGCTCGAGCAGCCTGCAGATATAAAAAAAGAAGTCAGACAAAATGCGTGTGCTGGAATTGTGCATTGCCTGTAAGCCATTAACatttagaaaagaataagacatcACATAGCGAGACTAAATAGTGAACAAGAAAAAATTATACTGACACTATAAATGAAGGGCATATTTTTATACTTTTATTAGTTAGTGAGTGAGCACTTTGACAATACTTGCAAACATTTCTGTTGGCTGTGTAACTCTTACATAGTCAAGTGTGGTTTATATCTGGCAATAGAGAAATGCCCTGCACACTGTTTTACAAGGTCACCGGAAGTGAATTACTAGTATACCACTAAAGTACTCTATCTATGGGACCTTTTGTTTGATGAACCTACTTATATAGTTACTACTCTCTGACTAGTTGGATCAGTTTGCAAAACGACTTATGTTTTGTGTGTCAATAAATTCCTTGTCTCACAAATGATTAATGCTTTATGTGTCAATTAGTTCCTCTTATGTACTACTTTGAAAACTTGGATGTTTTAAGCTGACCCTTTTAAGGAACTTGCAAGAAAACATATAGTAAGAAGAAACATCCCAGCATAAACAGTCCATACAGCCACATACTATATGAATCCATGACATACTGCATGTCGGTCAGAGATTCGGATGCCTCAGTAATCTTTTGAAAGGTGGCGACAACAATCTCCGGAGCCTCTTTTATAGACGAACACGATGATGTGTCGTATTGGCCGGGAGATCGAAACCAGCTTTGTTCAGAATCAAAGCAAGTCTGAAGCACCTTTTTAATTCTTATTACTTGTCAGGTTGCAGCTGTTATAGTTTCGGTCATATTTGATACTGATTAATGTCATACAAAGTTGGAAATGGGTATACACTATTTGTGTGGTTTCCCCATACATATTGGGAACAGAGGTCTGTGCGAGGTTCAAACATGGCAATCAGTACAATCTATAACGGGCTGTCAGACAATGGCATCCCTAAGCCGGTAATTGCTGGGCACT
This region includes:
- the LOC123395096 gene encoding S-adenosylmethionine carrier 1, chloroplastic/mitochondrial-like isoform X2, with protein sequence MERPVFRIRWKSCRCSPVSLQRVKQLHYYITFSSHCAATSHKMASALFVGIYEPTKRKLLDMFPENLSAVAHLTAGAVGGLGASLIRVPTEVVKQRMQTGQFRTAPDAVRLIVAKEGFRGLFAGYGSFLLRDLPFDAIQFCIYEQLRIGYKLMAKRELKDPENALIGAFAGAITGAITTPLDVLKTRLMIQGQTKQYSGIVSCAKTILREEGPGAFLKGIEPRVLWIGIGGSIFFGVLEKTKSVLAERSSRKAVLAEKDK
- the LOC123395096 gene encoding S-adenosylmethionine carrier 1, chloroplastic/mitochondrial-like isoform X1; the protein is MGASGGGEDKPFNFLQILCEGVIAGGTAGVVVETALYPIDTIKTRLQAARAGSQIQWKGLYSGLGGNLVGVLPASALFVGIYEPTKRKLLDMFPENLSAVAHLTAGAVGGLGASLIRVPTEVVKQRMQTGQFRTAPDAVRLIVAKEGFRGLFAGYGSFLLRDLPFDAIQFCIYEQLRIGYKLMAKRELKDPENALIGAFAGAITGAITTPLDVLKTRLMIQGQTKQYSGIVSCAKTILREEGPGAFLKGIEPRVLWIGIGGSIFFGVLEKTKSVLAERSSRKAVLAEKDK